Proteins encoded by one window of Lathyrus oleraceus cultivar Zhongwan6 chromosome 1, CAAS_Psat_ZW6_1.0, whole genome shotgun sequence:
- the LOC127100083 gene encoding uncharacterized protein LOC127100083: protein MTKNFWYNKDNGSIKDKEEGANLARQHSDDSEDMVVMAAVADDYVESKTWFLNSGCSNHMIGRKVWLAYLNSSKKSKVKFVDNSSLQAEDTSDIVFQRSNSGKAMIKYVLYVPRIKCNLLSVGQLVENVFLVIMKYGALELFDTENNLLLKSSLSKNRTFKTMINSSEA, encoded by the coding sequence ATGACCAAGAATTTTTGGTACAATAAAGACAATGGATCGATAAAAGACAAGGAGGAAGGAGCAAACCTTGCACGCCAACATTCAGATGACTCTGAAGATATGGTGGTTATGGCTGCGGTTGCAGATGACTATGTCGAATCCAAGACCTGGTTCCTCAACTCAGGCTGCTCGAACCACATGATTGGTCGAAAAGTGTGGCTAGCATATTTAAACTCGTCGAAGAAGAGCAAGGTAAAATTTGTTGATAATAGCTCGTTGCAAGCAGAAGATACTAGTGACATAGTTTTTCAAAGGAGCAATTCAGGAAAAGCTATGATTAAATATGTACTATATGTACCTAGAATAAAGTGCAACCTGCTAAGTGTTGGACAATTGGTTGAAAACGTTTTCTTAGTAATTATGAAATATGGAGCCTTAGAATTGTTCGACACTGAGAATAATTTGCTCTTAAAATCTTCTTTGTCTAAAAACAGGACATTTAAGACTATGATCAATTCGTCTGAAGCATAA